The proteins below are encoded in one region of Tsuneonella sp. CC-YZS046:
- a CDS encoding helix-turn-helix domain-containing protein: protein MEAQPRDPLVYSIKQAGTVSTLSRAALYRLIRSGELKVHKVGRRTLIPADSLHALIAGEA, encoded by the coding sequence ATGGAAGCACAGCCCCGCGATCCGCTGGTTTACAGCATCAAGCAAGCTGGAACCGTATCAACCCTATCGAGGGCGGCGCTCTATCGTCTTATCCGTTCTGGGGAGTTGAAAGTCCACAAGGTGGGCAGGCGCACCCTCATTCCCGCTGACAGCCTTCATGCGCTGATTGCGGGGGAAGCGTGA
- the rimO gene encoding 30S ribosomal protein S12 methylthiotransferase RimO — translation MATTIPQARRVGMVSLGCPKALVDSERILTRLRADGYAMSPDYAGADVVLVNTCGFLDSAKEESLAAIGEAIAENGRVIVTGCMGNEAEAIRARFPDVLAITGAHQYESVVEAVHDAAPPSQGPFVDLVPQSDIKLTPRHYSYLKISEGCNHSCAFCIIPQLRGKLASRRIDAVLLEAEKLVAAGTKELLVISQDTSAYGVDIRHEPRQWPRGASGREVRAHMTDLARELGALRTPEGRAPWVRLHYVYPYPHVDAVIPLMAEGLLTPYLDIPFQHASPNVLKAMKRPANEARVLERLRTWREICPEIAIRSSFVVGFPGETEEDFRYLLEWLEEARLDRVGGFRFEPVEGAPANALPDPVPEEVKEERYARLMEVTERISTAKLAAKVGRLLPVIIDEVGEPDEDGDIGATGRSQADAPEIDGNVFLRDVASEVKPGDIVTVRIEDADAHDLFGVIAG, via the coding sequence ATGGCCACGACAATTCCACAAGCGCGTCGTGTCGGCATGGTGAGCCTGGGCTGCCCCAAGGCGCTGGTCGACAGCGAACGCATCCTGACCCGGCTCCGCGCCGATGGCTATGCCATGAGCCCGGACTATGCGGGCGCGGACGTCGTGCTGGTCAATACCTGCGGTTTTCTCGACAGCGCCAAGGAAGAAAGCCTGGCTGCGATCGGGGAAGCGATCGCCGAGAACGGCCGGGTGATCGTGACCGGCTGCATGGGCAACGAGGCGGAGGCGATCCGCGCCCGCTTCCCCGATGTCCTGGCGATCACCGGCGCCCATCAATACGAAAGCGTGGTGGAAGCGGTGCATGACGCGGCGCCGCCATCGCAAGGGCCGTTCGTCGATCTCGTCCCGCAGAGCGACATCAAGCTGACGCCGCGCCACTACAGCTATCTGAAGATTTCCGAAGGCTGCAACCACAGCTGCGCCTTCTGCATCATTCCGCAATTGCGCGGGAAGCTGGCCAGCCGCCGGATCGACGCGGTGCTGCTCGAAGCCGAAAAGCTGGTGGCCGCCGGGACGAAGGAATTGCTGGTCATCAGCCAGGACACCAGCGCCTATGGCGTCGACATCCGCCACGAGCCGCGCCAGTGGCCCCGAGGCGCTTCGGGCCGCGAAGTACGCGCGCATATGACCGACCTGGCCCGCGAACTGGGCGCACTGCGCACGCCGGAAGGGCGGGCGCCCTGGGTCCGGCTGCATTACGTCTATCCCTACCCGCATGTCGACGCGGTGATCCCGCTGATGGCGGAAGGGCTGCTGACGCCCTATCTCGACATTCCTTTCCAGCATGCCAGCCCCAATGTGCTGAAGGCGATGAAGCGCCCGGCGAACGAGGCCAGGGTGCTGGAACGGCTGCGGACATGGCGCGAAATCTGCCCCGAGATCGCGATCCGTTCCTCCTTCGTGGTCGGCTTTCCCGGCGAAACCGAGGAGGATTTCCGCTATCTGCTGGAATGGCTGGAGGAAGCCCGGCTCGACCGGGTGGGTGGCTTCCGTTTCGAGCCGGTCGAGGGCGCCCCGGCCAATGCCCTGCCCGATCCGGTGCCGGAGGAGGTGAAGGAAGAACGCTACGCCCGGCTGATGGAAGTGACCGAGCGGATCAGCACCGCAAAGCTGGCCGCCAAGGTCGGGCGGCTGCTGCCGGTCATCATCGACGAGGTCGGCGAACCGGACGAGGACGGCGACATCGGCGCGACCGGCCGCTCCCAGGCCGATGCCCCGGAGATCGACGGCAATGTCTTCCTGCGCGATGTTGCGTCCGAGGTGAAGCCGGGCGACATCGTGACCGTGCGGATCGAAGATGCCGACGCGCATGATCTGTTCGGCGTGATTGCAGGGTGA
- a CDS encoding potassium channel family protein, whose product MPIWADVGIRLSAALALIFLVVLLHWSDREGLVDHHDGVISFLDVVYFTMISVTTTGFGDIAPVSDRSRLIEAAVVTPIRFAVIFIFVGTAYNFIIKRSWEKWRMARIQKQLSGHIVVLGFGISGSEAVRELIDRGTEPSCIVVIDPLERRLSEAEALGCNIMAGDATRDDTLMAVQIGQAKSVLVSAGRDDTSILIVLTVRHLAPDVPISVVVRATDNELLAHQAGANNVINPVHFTGLLLAGSAEGTHVADYLTDLASVSGKVQLVERPVAAQEVGRSIKQLASGGLGLRIYRDGQPFSYSDIEASELRAGDVVVEVIPTPENGDL is encoded by the coding sequence ATGCCGATCTGGGCGGACGTGGGCATCCGCCTGTCCGCCGCGCTGGCGCTGATCTTCCTCGTCGTGCTGCTTCACTGGTCCGACCGCGAGGGGCTGGTGGACCATCATGACGGGGTCATCAGTTTCCTCGACGTCGTCTATTTCACCATGATCTCCGTCACCACCACCGGCTTCGGGGACATCGCCCCGGTCAGCGACCGCTCACGGCTGATCGAGGCGGCGGTGGTGACGCCGATCCGCTTTGCCGTGATCTTCATTTTCGTGGGCACCGCCTATAATTTCATCATCAAGCGCAGTTGGGAGAAATGGCGCATGGCCCGCATCCAGAAACAGCTTTCCGGCCATATCGTGGTGCTCGGCTTCGGCATCAGCGGATCGGAGGCGGTGAGGGAACTGATCGACCGCGGGACCGAGCCGAGCTGCATCGTGGTGATCGATCCGCTGGAACGCCGCCTGTCGGAAGCGGAAGCGCTCGGATGCAACATCATGGCGGGAGACGCGACCCGCGACGATACCCTGATGGCCGTGCAGATCGGGCAGGCCAAGAGCGTGCTGGTGTCCGCCGGGCGGGACGACACATCGATCCTGATCGTGCTGACCGTCCGGCATCTGGCCCCGGATGTGCCGATCAGCGTGGTGGTGCGCGCCACCGACAACGAGCTGCTCGCCCATCAGGCCGGGGCCAACAATGTGATCAATCCGGTGCATTTCACCGGCCTTCTTCTCGCAGGCTCGGCCGAAGGCACGCATGTGGCGGATTACCTGACCGATCTTGCCTCGGTCAGCGGCAAGGTCCAGCTGGTCGAAAGGCCGGTCGCGGCGCAAGAAGTCGGCCGGTCGATCAAGCAGCTGGCGAGCGGCGGGCTGGGCCTGCGCATTTACCGCGACGGGCAGCCGTTCAGCTATTCGGACATCGAAGCGTCCGAGCTTCGCGCCGGCGATGTGGTGGTGGAGGTGATCCCCACCCCCGAGAACGGCGACCTTTAG
- a CDS encoding integrase — protein MADLSKVSERDRLKPRPGKAPHWQRLRAGCFLGFRPAIGGGVGTWVARVHDADADKYRVRSLGDFGTLSGSERFAAAKKEAEAWAELVETGGVREEKIETVADAARAYLKNKADANGIAAGVFRRHVFDDPIAKVKLDKLRRHHLTAWRKRLEDAPALMSRNKGGVTRSKKRAASTVNRDMVPLRAALAALLPPGAPGTDAAWQEALKPVKGASGHRTLYLDRDERRKLLAHAEGDVAPFLHALCLLPLRPGTHAGRVAGDFDKRTRTLVIGRETKTGKARKITVPQATADFLDGEAKGKLPVAPLFRQASGKPWDKDAWKGPIKEAALAAGLPSGTCAYTLRHSVITDLVTGGLPILTVAQISGTSVAMIEKHYGHLVGNGAEEALSRLVL, from the coding sequence ATGGCAGATCTGAGCAAGGTTTCCGAACGGGATAGGTTGAAGCCAAGGCCAGGGAAGGCTCCGCATTGGCAACGGCTTCGTGCCGGGTGTTTTCTGGGTTTTCGCCCTGCCATCGGTGGCGGTGTGGGAACATGGGTTGCCCGCGTTCATGACGCCGACGCCGACAAATATCGCGTCAGGTCACTGGGCGACTTCGGGACACTATCGGGAAGCGAACGGTTTGCCGCTGCGAAAAAGGAGGCGGAAGCATGGGCCGAACTGGTGGAAACGGGGGGCGTGCGGGAGGAAAAGATTGAGACCGTTGCCGACGCTGCCCGAGCCTATCTCAAGAATAAGGCGGACGCGAACGGGATCGCCGCTGGTGTGTTTCGCCGCCATGTGTTCGATGACCCGATTGCCAAGGTGAAGCTCGACAAGCTGCGGCGGCACCATTTGACGGCATGGCGCAAACGGCTGGAAGATGCCCCCGCGCTAATGAGCCGGAACAAGGGTGGCGTGACGCGCTCGAAAAAGCGGGCGGCTTCCACCGTCAATCGCGACATGGTGCCACTGCGGGCGGCTCTGGCGGCTCTGTTGCCCCCCGGCGCACCCGGAACGGATGCAGCGTGGCAAGAGGCCCTGAAACCTGTGAAGGGGGCTAGCGGGCACCGGACGCTCTATCTGGACCGTGACGAGCGCAGGAAGCTGCTGGCTCATGCCGAGGGCGATGTTGCGCCGTTCCTTCACGCGCTATGTCTGTTGCCATTGAGGCCCGGAACGCACGCGGGGCGTGTGGCTGGCGACTTCGACAAGCGGACGCGAACACTGGTTATTGGGCGGGAGACCAAGACAGGGAAGGCCCGCAAGATTACCGTGCCGCAAGCGACGGCGGATTTTCTGGACGGAGAGGCAAAGGGCAAGCTGCCAGTCGCGCCATTGTTCCGGCAGGCCAGCGGAAAACCTTGGGATAAAGACGCATGGAAGGGGCCTATCAAAGAGGCTGCTTTGGCGGCGGGGTTGCCAAGCGGGACTTGCGCCTACACGCTCCGCCATAGCGTGATTACCGATCTTGTGACAGGCGGATTGCCTATACTCACCGTCGCGCAAATTTCCGGAACAAGCGTGGCGATGATCGAAAAGCACTACGGGCACCTTGTCGGCAACGGTGCGGAGGAGGCGTTGTCGCGGCTGGTGCTGTGA
- a CDS encoding DUF1761 domain-containing protein — translation MGPVNWTGVVIAAIVAGLVALGWYGPLFGRAKLAEVGPGRLAGRRRPGATFLTTAILLFLTAAMMGHMFARVGPDTLDAKPWLYFMMSGGLALFFVIPALWLSYAHQRISTRLAGIDAGYWLFAYLAMGLVFWVGG, via the coding sequence ATGGGACCCGTGAACTGGACAGGGGTGGTCATTGCCGCGATCGTGGCTGGCCTGGTGGCGCTGGGCTGGTATGGCCCTCTCTTCGGGCGGGCGAAGCTCGCGGAGGTCGGGCCGGGCCGCCTGGCCGGGCGCAGGCGGCCGGGGGCGACTTTCCTGACCACGGCGATCCTGCTGTTCCTGACCGCCGCCATGATGGGCCATATGTTCGCCCGCGTCGGGCCAGACACGCTGGATGCCAAGCCGTGGCTCTATTTCATGATGTCGGGCGGCCTCGCCCTGTTCTTCGTGATCCCGGCGCTCTGGCTCAGCTATGCCCATCAGCGCATTTCCACCCGGCTCGCGGGGATCGACGCAGGCTACTGGCTGTTCGCCTATCTCGCGATGGGGCTGGTATTCTGGGTGGGCGGATAA
- a CDS encoding DUF2892 domain-containing protein → MLRVNVGNADRILRIVAGLVLIALVFVGPKTAWGWLGLIPLTTGLTRRCPAYIPFGISTCRRR, encoded by the coding sequence ATGCTTAGGGTGAATGTAGGCAACGCGGACCGGATCTTGCGCATCGTCGCCGGGCTGGTCCTGATCGCGCTGGTGTTCGTCGGGCCGAAAACCGCATGGGGCTGGCTCGGACTGATCCCGCTGACGACAGGGCTCACGCGCCGTTGCCCGGCTTATATCCCTTTCGGCATCAGCACCTGCCGCCGCAGATAG
- a CDS encoding LysM peptidoglycan-binding domain-containing protein has translation MTRPYLLTCLALALAAAGPATAQERKHEVQQGETLNGIANRAGVKPDDLAKANGLKPPYALRVGQALTIPGKAAGKKDDVKTDKAKAATGQKASGESYVVKSGETLNGIANRAGVSPSALAKANDLKEPYALRAGQKLVIPGGRMPSTASSAKPDASAKATQAKPATPVKTAPAPAQPAATASEATETQHVVRPGETLGGIANRAGVPMGLIAEANGLAEPYSVQAGQTLIIPRQRAHVVASGETGFDIAYRYGVAWKSIALANGLDEDASLRTGQKLVIPTITKATVPAPAASPVAVAPKPAAPASTTPAFQWPLRGQTLLGFTAPGNADSHNGIDLAAEAGAPVKAASAGKVVFAGDEPKLYGTLVVLEHGNGWHSAYGHLSSVSVKVGDRVAAGDVVGKAGRTGAAHRPALHFEIRKDNMPLDPSRLIAGSSAP, from the coding sequence ATGACCAGGCCCTACCTTCTGACCTGCCTCGCCCTCGCGCTCGCCGCGGCAGGCCCGGCTACGGCGCAGGAACGAAAGCATGAGGTGCAGCAGGGCGAGACGCTGAACGGCATCGCCAATCGCGCCGGGGTGAAGCCGGACGATCTGGCGAAGGCCAACGGCCTCAAGCCGCCCTATGCCCTGCGCGTCGGCCAGGCCCTGACCATTCCGGGCAAGGCGGCCGGGAAGAAAGATGACGTCAAGACGGACAAGGCGAAAGCCGCGACGGGCCAGAAGGCGAGCGGGGAAAGCTATGTCGTCAAATCCGGCGAGACGCTGAACGGCATCGCCAATCGCGCGGGCGTCTCCCCCTCGGCACTGGCCAAGGCCAACGATCTCAAGGAACCCTATGCGCTGCGCGCGGGGCAGAAGCTGGTCATTCCCGGCGGCAGGATGCCTTCGACGGCAAGCTCCGCCAAGCCGGATGCAAGCGCGAAAGCCACGCAGGCCAAGCCGGCGACGCCAGTCAAGACCGCCCCGGCCCCGGCCCAGCCCGCCGCCACCGCCAGCGAAGCCACCGAAACCCAGCATGTGGTGCGGCCCGGCGAAACGCTGGGCGGCATCGCCAACCGCGCGGGCGTGCCGATGGGCCTGATCGCGGAGGCGAATGGGCTGGCCGAGCCTTATAGCGTGCAGGCCGGACAGACCCTCATCATCCCGCGCCAGCGCGCCCATGTGGTCGCAAGCGGGGAAACCGGCTTCGACATCGCCTATCGCTATGGCGTGGCGTGGAAGTCGATCGCGCTCGCCAATGGGCTGGATGAAGATGCATCCCTGCGCACCGGGCAGAAGCTGGTGATCCCCACCATCACCAAGGCCACCGTCCCAGCCCCCGCCGCTTCCCCGGTCGCGGTCGCGCCCAAGCCTGCCGCGCCCGCCAGCACCACGCCAGCCTTCCAATGGCCGCTGAGGGGGCAGACCCTGCTCGGCTTCACCGCGCCGGGCAATGCGGACAGCCATAACGGGATCGACCTTGCCGCCGAGGCAGGCGCTCCGGTCAAGGCCGCATCGGCCGGCAAGGTCGTGTTCGCCGGGGACGAACCGAAGCTCTACGGGACGCTGGTGGTGCTGGAGCATGGCAACGGCTGGCACAGCGCCTATGGCCACCTCTCCTCTGTCAGCGTAAAGGTGGGCGACCGGGTCGCCGCCGGGGACGTGGTCGGCAAGGCCGGCCGGACCGGCGCGGCCCATCGCCCCGCCCTGCACTTCGAGATACGCAAGGACAACATGCCGCTCGATCCTTCCAGGCTTATCGCAGGTTCCAGCGCCCCGTGA
- the surE gene encoding 5'/3'-nucleotidase SurE, producing MRILLTNDDGIHAPGMAVLEGIARQFSDDIWICAPAEEQSGAGHSLSLHQPVRLHRHGEKRFSVRGTPTDSVNLALRVVMDRKPDVILSGVNRGANLGDDVTYSGTVSAALEGALAGIRSIALSQVYARADAAEEVSFSAAEQWGARAIAPIIDAPFAERTLVNINFPPLPGESVRGIRVVRQGFHDYGRGTVVKGTDPRGFHYYWFGLHGIEHTPGHSTDLEAIADGFVSVTPLQLDYTHDPSLAMLSGRYA from the coding sequence ATGCGCATCCTGCTGACGAATGACGACGGGATACATGCCCCCGGCATGGCCGTGCTGGAGGGGATCGCCCGCCAGTTCAGCGACGATATCTGGATCTGCGCTCCGGCCGAGGAGCAGTCCGGCGCGGGCCATTCGCTGTCGCTGCACCAGCCGGTGCGGCTGCATCGGCATGGCGAGAAGCGCTTCTCCGTAAGGGGGACGCCGACGGATTCCGTGAACCTGGCCCTGCGCGTGGTGATGGACCGCAAGCCCGACGTGATCCTGTCAGGCGTCAATCGCGGCGCCAATCTGGGCGACGACGTCACCTATTCCGGCACCGTTTCCGCCGCGCTGGAAGGGGCCTTGGCCGGAATCCGCTCGATCGCGCTGAGCCAGGTCTATGCCCGGGCCGACGCGGCCGAGGAAGTTTCCTTTTCCGCAGCCGAGCAATGGGGAGCCAGGGCAATCGCCCCGATCATAGACGCGCCCTTCGCGGAGCGTACGCTGGTCAACATCAATTTCCCGCCCCTGCCGGGGGAATCCGTGCGCGGCATCCGCGTGGTGCGCCAGGGTTTCCACGATTACGGGCGCGGAACCGTGGTCAAGGGGACGGACCCGCGCGGCTTCCATTATTACTGGTTCGGCCTGCACGGGATCGAGCATACGCCGGGGCATTCCACCGATCTGGAAGCGATCGCCGATGGCTTCGTGTCGGTAACGCCGCTCCAGCTCGACTATACACATGATCCGTCGCTTGCGATGCTTTCGGGGAGATATGCATGA
- the serS gene encoding serine--tRNA ligase, with protein MHDIRLIRDNPDAFDAALARRGVEPSAAAILELDRARREVTTRMQEAQGRRNDASKQIGQAMAQGDKDRAEALKAEVAGLKQTLPELETGERELGAQLNDLLARLPNLPAEDVPPGEDESANVEVAQWGEQREFAFQPKEHADLGPALGLDFETGAEISGARFTFLRGQMARLQRALGQFMLDRQSGANGYVECAPPLLVRDEAVFGTGQLPKFAEDLFRTTDGRWLIPTAEVSLTNAVRDRIIDDLSQPIRMTALTPCFRSEAGAAGKDTRGFIRQHQFEKVELISICRPDDWQAEHEHMVRSAEGILEVLGLPYRRMLLCAGDMGATAKKTFDLEVWLPGQGAWREISSISWCGDYQARRMNARYRPEDAKGTEFVHTLNGSGLAVGRTLVAILENYQNEDGSVDIPGPLHHYMGGITRLS; from the coding sequence ATGCACGACATCCGCCTGATCCGCGACAATCCCGACGCCTTCGACGCCGCCCTTGCCCGTCGCGGGGTGGAGCCGTCCGCCGCCGCGATCCTAGAGCTGGACCGCGCGCGCCGCGAGGTAACGACCCGGATGCAGGAGGCGCAGGGCCGCCGCAACGATGCATCGAAGCAGATCGGCCAGGCCATGGCCCAGGGCGACAAGGACAGGGCGGAAGCGCTCAAGGCGGAAGTCGCCGGGCTGAAGCAGACCCTGCCGGAGCTGGAAACCGGCGAGCGCGAGCTGGGCGCGCAATTGAACGATCTGCTGGCGCGCCTCCCGAACCTCCCGGCCGAGGACGTCCCGCCGGGCGAGGACGAGAGCGCCAATGTCGAGGTCGCGCAATGGGGCGAGCAGCGGGAGTTCGCCTTCCAGCCGAAGGAACATGCCGATCTCGGCCCCGCGCTCGGCCTCGATTTCGAAACCGGCGCGGAAATCTCCGGCGCCCGCTTCACCTTCCTGCGCGGCCAGATGGCCCGGCTGCAGCGCGCACTCGGGCAATTCATGCTCGACCGGCAGAGCGGCGCGAACGGCTATGTCGAATGCGCCCCGCCCCTGCTGGTGCGCGACGAGGCGGTGTTCGGCACCGGGCAGTTGCCCAAATTCGCCGAGGATCTGTTTCGCACCACGGACGGGCGCTGGCTGATCCCGACCGCCGAAGTGAGCCTGACCAATGCCGTGCGCGACCGGATCATCGACGATCTTTCGCAGCCGATCCGCATGACCGCGCTGACCCCGTGCTTCCGGTCGGAAGCGGGCGCGGCCGGCAAGGATACGCGCGGTTTCATCCGCCAGCACCAGTTCGAGAAGGTGGAACTGATCAGCATCTGCCGCCCGGATGACTGGCAGGCCGAGCACGAGCACATGGTGCGATCGGCGGAAGGCATCCTCGAGGTGCTGGGCCTGCCCTATCGCAGGATGCTGCTGTGCGCGGGCGACATGGGCGCGACCGCGAAGAAGACCTTCGATCTGGAAGTCTGGCTGCCGGGTCAGGGCGCCTGGCGCGAGATTTCGAGCATCTCGTGGTGCGGCGATTATCAGGCGCGGCGCATGAATGCGCGCTATCGCCCGGAAGACGCCAAGGGCACGGAATTCGTCCATACTCTCAACGGCTCCGGCCTTGCGGTAGGGCGAACGCTGGTGGCGATCCTCGAAAATTACCAGAACGAGGACGGGTCGGTCGACATACCGGGGCCCTTGCATCATTACATGGGCGGTATCACAAGGCTTAGCTGA